TTTTGTGGGCTGTGTTTCTATATCTTTTTCTTCCATGCTGTTGATCCTTTAATCATATACTATTATCTTGAAATATGGCTGATCACAATTACAGATAACTTAATATAAATTTGGTTTAAAGACAAATTTATTGTTATCTAAAATATTACAAAAGCATGTTTATATCCATGAAAAATAAAAACTTACTACACCGTCTTGCCAGTCCCTCATCATGTGCGGGATAAATTCCAATGGGCATCTATCTTCTTCAGGTTTTAAGATAGATTTCCGCCTTCGCACATTGTCGTCAAGCTAAGGCGAAAAGCAAAAACCTAAAGCAATATCTCACACAGAGGCGCAAAGAACACTAAGAAAATTAAATGATTTTTACATAATATTTTTTTGTTTTTTAATTTTGTGAGCTTTGTGACTTTGTGTGAGAAATGATTATAGGAAAAGGCAGATATTTAAAAATTGAATGTTCAGGATTTAAAAAATGTAGAGACAAGGCATGCCTTGTCTCTACGTTAGATTCCCATAAAACAGGCCTGTTTGGCATTGTAACAAGGCATAAGGAAAAAAATAAAAAAAAACTACTTTTTTACCTCAACGCATTCAAAATTTGCCGCATCATTGACGTCGCCTGTCCCCTTATACCTTGCCTGCCTGGGATAGGGGCATACAGGGCGCGTGCGGTAGACCTCCGGTTTGGCGCCCATGCCCATCATGCCCCCGCCTTTTGTGTGGGGATATATTATTTTATCAGGGGCCTTGCCATTTTCAACCCAGTCAACAAGGGCTTCAAAGGTCTTAAAACCTTCAGGGTTTGCAAATGCCGGGCAACCGCCTGATCCGGGGACTGTAAAGAGGCGCGCAAAATCCAGAGTATTTTCATAACCGCCAAGTGCTTTAACCACATCACCATAATAGGTTACCAGCTGGCGTGGAGGAAGCGCCATGCTGTTCCATGATGAGATCATTATTATCTTTCCTCCCGCATCCTTGAAGGGCTTAAGATTGGGGTCATTGGCATCAAGAGCAGAAGAAGCCTTTTTGATGCCAAGGCGTGTATCTTTGTCCACATCAAATGTGCGGAAATCCCAGTTTGGGTCTTCAAAGACAATACCCTTAAAATAATTGAGATTTACCATGAAAGGTTCCTTTTCTATCATCATTGTCCAGGTGAGTTCACTCCCCCTTTCAAAACCTGAGTATATCTGTGTGCCGTCATTAAACTTTGCTCCATCGTATATCTTGCGGACAGTATCCACCTGTGCTGCTGTGAGGCATGTAAGAAGGTCTTTGCCATCACACTGTATGGCGCCTGGATCAAAATCGCAGGTTGCAGGGTCTTCAATTAACCCGTCAACAAGGCCGTCATTTTTATCACATGCTTTTAATGCGGCATCATTAATAACCTTGAGCTTATCTGTGGGTATGTAACCCGGGCCGTTAACCCCATCCTTAAGCGCAAGCCAGCTTATATAAAGGGAACCGGGCTGGAGGTGTGTTATAAAAAAGGCCGGGTCTTCCGCTATTATGCCGTCAAAATCATCAGGATAACGCTGTGCCTCGTTTAATCCCTGGTTACCCCCATTGTGGCAACTGTTCCAGTATGAGTATTCAATGGGTTTACCATAATATGCATTTGCAAGGGCTTTTGTAGCAACCGTCATTTCATGGACAGCCCTGTGTCCCCAGTCTGCCCATTTTTCGGGATGGCCTATTGCCCATTCAAACCCTTCATCAACATGGCCTGTATCTGTTCCTGCAGAGACATACCCCTTTTCCATATTTCGGGCGATGCCGCCACTTGCTATTGACCCGATAAAACCGGGGTTGCCGACAGCGAGGAATCTGCCGTTCCAGTTTGCCGGGTCAGGGAGCCATATTTCTATGCCTATATCCGAATCGGATGAGGGCCTTGATATGGCCTGGATCCGGCAGAATGGGGCATTGATCTTCTGTGGCGGCATATTCATAAACCCTGTCATGCCGGGCAGTTCATAACCGGGGCTACCCTTTTCAACAGAGGTAATGGTTACATTAGGGATCTTAATTGATTTGAGCCTTTCGCAGGATTGTTCAGCAGTGACAGAAAGAGTTAAAAGAAGGGTTAAAATCGATACAAGGTATAATAATATAGAACGTTTCATAAAGATCTCTCCTATTGATGAGTAAATAAAGGGTTCAAGGATTCAAGGGTTCCAGGGGGCAAGTGGGGGCATTTAACCCGTCTTCATTGTTATTATGACAGAACAAGAATGCTACCTTAAAAAAGTAGGGTGGGGTTTTACACCCCACCTGATCATGATATTCAGATTTCGATGATTTAGCCAGAATGAAAAAAAGTTTTTCACTCGACCCCTCTTGTCCCGCTATAGCCTTGGCGACGGCGGATGAACCCCTGACCCCTCGAACCCTCTCTTTTTTTACGCCAGCAGCTCCTGAGCCCTCATAAGGCGGGCCTGCACATTAACGCCATTGGGGCATTTAATTGCACAAACCGAGCAGTCACTGCATTTGACACTTTTTATTTTTTTAGGCAGTTCCATAAAACTCATACGAGCCTGGTGATAATTACCGCAATAATCATTATAAGCCAGGAAACGCAATATATCTGTAACAGGCATGCCTTTTGGGCATTTCCCGCTGCACTGGTAACACATACGGCAATATGATGGCCTTATCTGCTCATTCATTACATAAAGCATCTTTTCATCTGCCGGTGTATATGGCTCTGCCATGGCGCGGAAATTCATCTCAAGTTCCTGAATGGTCTTCATGTGAGGTACTGTTGTCCCTATGGCAGGGTTGTTTAAAACCCACTTGATGCCGGCCAGTGGCCCGTCACCTTTTTTAGGTACAGGATTACTCAGATTTTGCAGGTTTAAGCCTGTCAATGCTACAACAACCTTCATGGCAATGATGCCAACGCCTGCATCACTCAGTTTTTTTATGGCCTGATCCCTGTAAAAACCGCCTATGGCGTAACTGTAGGTTGTCTGTATAACATCAAACTTATTTTCTATATGAAAATCTACCATCCTGTTCGGGTCATGACAACTGAACCCCAAAAAACGAGCCTTTCCTGATTTTTTAATCTCATGTACCGCCTCGAGCGCCTCATCAGGGATAGCTGTTGGTGTGTCCTTGGCATGCAGGTGATATATATCAACATAGTCAGTGCCAAGGGACTTAAGGCTTGTGTCAATGTCCTTGAGGATGTCAGCCTTTCTTCTAGACCCTGATTTTGTAGCAATAACGAGTTTACTGCGATCCCTCTTTTTAATAATATCGCCGAAGATCTTTTCGCTGTCGCCATACACGCGTGAGGTATCATAATAGTTAATCCCCATGTCCAATGCCCTGTTAACTACATCAGGTATCGGAACAAACCCTATACCATAGCCTACCCCGGAGACCTTGAGCCCTGTTTTACCCAGTGTGCGGTAGACAACCTTTGGTTCTTCCTGGCCAAATGAGGGTTTGATGCCTGTTGATGAAACAAGCCCTGCAGCAGAAAGCGCCAACCCTGTTTTTATAAATTTTCTTCTTGTCTGATTTGTACCCATAAGTCCCCCTTTATTAAAAATGTGGTTTTTACTTAATAGCCTCTTTTATAACCTTAAAATCTCTTTTAGCCTGAGACATTATCTCAAGTGCATAATCAAGATTGTGAACACCATTTGAGCCATCTTTTATAATAATAGAAAGATTGTTTCTGGCATCCGCTAGTTTTGCCTTTAAGCCTGCATTGAGGATATCAGGATTAGCTTTAAGTTTATTATCTATCATTTTGAGATCTTCCTGAAGAGGATCAAATGCCTCTCTGTACCATGCCTCCATGTCATGCAACTGGGCGGTTCGCATCTTCCTGTCTTTTATCTCATGGCAGTCAGAGCACGAGTCCAGCCGGTCTTCTGCGAGGTTTGGGTCATCAGGACGAAACATCTTCATGAGGTGGTTTTTTTCTGTCATATGGCATGCGATACAGGCTGCTGCGGTGTGAAGGCTCCTGGTCTCTTCTATGCCCTTTGCGCCAAATCCCTTTAATACTTCACCCTGGAAATGACACGACTTGCAGAGTTCCATTGGGTCCATTACCAGTTGGGCCCTGTTGCTGCTGTTATGAGGGTTATGACATGCAGCACATGTTACAGGGCCTTCCCATTTTTTACCATTTATTTCAATAGTACGCTCCGGTGTTTTGGCATGCCCTGAAACAAGCCACATGTTGTATGTCAGGGAAGGGTGGATATCTTTTACAGATGGGACAAGTTTATCAGGTGCAACCGGCATAAGCTTTAATCCCTTGATATCAGCAAGCTTCATCCCCGGTTTATATTCTTCTGTCCATGAGGTGTTCTCTGATCTGTTGCCATTATGGCAACGACCACAAATATCAGCAGATCTATCTGATACTATTTTTGTTTTATCTCCTTTGCCAGCATGCTCTTCACCTGCGCCATGACAAGCCTCGCATCCGACATTGCCCTCCATTTTCTCCTGATCGGTGTTTGATCTTGTTGCATGGCATGCGTTGCATGTCTGAGTATCCTTTTGTTCAGTCTTAAATTCGGCTGCATGTTTTGATGTCTTCCATGAATTATACTGCTCTTCATGACAGGGCTGGCATGCAGTAGAGCCTGCATAACCTGATGGATTATTTTCCGCACTGATTACATGAAGAGCAACCAAAAATATGGATAAAAAGATAATTTTAATAGTTGTTTTATTCATAGTCTGATCCATTTTAAATTTGTAGAGGAACGGCACACCGTGCCCGCTTTTCATACGGTGCACTGTATCCGAATTTGCATATAGCACATTGTAACTGCACGGGCACGATGCATCGTGCCCCTACCGGTGTCCATCGAAATAACCTGTAAATATTTACTCGTTATCCCTGCACTATGGTCTCGGTAAATAACCAATCCTGTCGCCTGCATAGGTGCCTATCCATATCTCGTTATCCACAGGTATTGCAACACTAACTTTCTGCATTGCGGTTCTCTGATCAATGCCTGTTATTCGTTTAGCCTCCATTGTCTCAGGGTTTATTTTGATTACTGACCATCCTGTTTCACATCGTGCATCTTTACATTCATCAGGCGCCACATAATTATCGCCTGAGGTATAAAGCATCCCGTCATCACCCCAGTGGACGTTATCAGGTTTGATACCTGTCTGCGCCTTTTTAAATGTTAAAGGGGTTTCCGTGCGGTTAAACCGGACTATCTCACGTGTGCCTGTGGCCGCCACATATACCCATTTGTTATCAGGGGATATGGCGATCCCGTTTGGCCCGGAAAGCTCAGTACCCTTAATCTCCTTTACCTCACCACCGGGATGCCATTCATATACGCCGCCTGTAATCCTGCCGCTAAACATTTCTTTAAATGGATCAGGCATAGCGGGGTCGTAAAACTTCGTTGCGACAAATCCCCCATCGTTAAGGATAGCAACACTGTTTGCATATATATCTTTCGGGAGTGGCACACAACCTGTCCAGGTTATAACTGGTTTTTCTCCCTGGATATTTATCTCAAATGTCTCGATAGCCTCCCTTGCTGCGTGACCTGTAATATATAAACTGAAACTGTTTGCTGATTTTTGTCTGAGCGCGAGCCCGTGGGATGAAAATTTATCGATATCTACAGGGCCGGGGCAGGCACTGAACATCTGTTTATCATGGTTAAACACAGGGTTGTTACCCGGAAAGATTTCTTCATAGCTCTTATCCTTCCTGTTCACAAGATAGATGTGGCCGGGATTAACCGTGTCCGAAAACCTGCCGTTCAGGCCGGTGGTTATAAGCCATTCAGTATCACCAAGGGGAAGGATGTCCTCGGCATTTACTGGGCCGTAGATATAATTCAGGTTGCCGGAGGCTATACAGTCCTCGGCTATCACTCCTTTAACTGAAATAAGAAAAATAATGCCACTGAATATCAGAAATCTACAGATTATTTGTAAGTTGAGTATATTCATTATTTTTTTAAACCTTGTTTGCTTAAATATTTCTTCCTTTAAAACTCCCCTCCACTTTATGGGAGGGGCCGAGGAAGGGGGACCCTCACCCAACCTCTCCCATAAAGGGAGAGGAGTTTTAGTGGAATTAATTAGCTATGCCTTGCCCAGCTTTCCTGCCTTTTTCATAGGCTCAACCATTCTCTTTAAACCAAGGTCATCCATAGTCTTTTTAGTGGGCCAGCCATGCTCCTCGTCCCAGCCTTCAAGGGCATAATAGTGTGTCTTGAAGTCATTTACACCCTTTCTGTCAAGGTACATGTCACGGCAGTTATCACTGCGCCATTTGCCATTTTCATATATGGGCACGCCCCCGTAAATAGCTATGCCTGATGCCCCCGGCATATACATGTATGGGAAGAAATCCTCCTTCTCACGGCTTCTTCCATGCATTACGCGAATTGCCCGCTCAAGCGTCCATATCTTCTGACCCATACGCATGGTGTCTGCAAAGGAATCGTTCTTGCCTGTGACAGCCTTGTAATACATGGTTTCCATCTCAGGGGTGTGGGTCCCCGGTTCAGGGAGCAGCATCTCGCAGAAGGCCATTGATTCATTCCAGAAAGATGAATAGTGGCGGCTCCATGCAACCTGTTTCGCCTTGTGTGGTGAATAGATGCCGGTCTTCCATGCCTCTTCACCCTGCCATGCATAGTTAAACATGAATATATCATCTGTATATGGGATAGTTGATTTTGAAAGTTTGGCAAGAGATTCTTCAAGCGTCCCTGTCGCGGGTTTACCGACCGGCGACATGAAACCGTGCCATGCCGGGTCTCCTGCACCTAAAATATAGGCATAGGCCCATTCCACCCAGGGCATTGTCCAGTGGGCTGCTGCACCCCAGGCTGTGAGCCTGAGAGCGCCACTCGCTTTATCCTTTTCAAAACGGCCCCATTTTTCAGCGGCACGGCATGTCCCTTCTGCCAGGGCATCGCCTATCCCGGTGCGGTTTGCGATTGCATCAAGCAGGGACAGGCGAAAGCTCAGGTCACTCCATTGATCCATTGGCAGCGGATAGGAATCTATCTCTTTACCGGGGCCAAGGAGTCCCTCTTGTTTGAGGTACTGGAGATACCAGCCCAGGCCGGAATCTGTTGGAACCTTTCCTCTGAACAGTGCAGGCGCTCCGGGGATATCCTGTGAAAACATATCTGCATGAAAATGGGCAGCCCAACTGCTGAGCCCGTATTTTATCAATGCCTCGGCTGCACGGTCAGAATCAGATGCCTTGTTGCTGCCAAGCCATCCCATACAGGCGCACATGGTTTCACCGCCATAGTAATTTTTCCTGCGCCTGTCGCCTCTCAGGCATGGCATACAGGTTGCTGCGCCCGGCCCTGCGGTATAGGATATTGCCCCGCCCTGGAATGATTTCAAGTGATGCAATCGCGCCTCAATAACACCTTCAGGGTCTGCGACCTCTACCTTGCCTGTCCCGATAACACTTATGGCCTTCAGATTCTTTGCCCCAAATACTGCCGCATGGCCGCCCACGCGTGCGCTTACGCCGCTCCCTGTAATAAGGGCAGCCATTCTTGATTTGGTCTCACCTATAGGGCCAATACAGAGGATTTCAGGCCGACTGGTTGAATAGGTATCATCTATTTCCTGCCATTGCTCACCGTATCGGGTCTGGCCGCCTACCATAGATGTTATCCTGCTCTGTGTTTCCCATGTATCCCTGCCCCAGAGTTCCTTTGCGTCTTCGATCTTTACCTTGTCATTAATTATATTGATCCATACAGGCTTGTCAGCCTTGCCCTCTACTACTACCCCGTCCCATCCTGCAAGCTTCAACATGGTTCCAAAACGGCCACCAAAATTGCCGCGCCAGAATTCAGAGGTTGGGTAGGTCTCAGGAGACATACCGCAAACATTTGTCCTGCCTGCCCCCGGGATACCGGTTGCTGCAAGAGGCCCTACCATTATGGGGAGCACATTACGGGGATCATACGGGTCTTTCATGTCCCATTCGCCTGGCGCTACTGCTAAATCCCAGAATATGGCAGTGCCCATGCCATAGCCGCCGCCAAACTCCTCATATTTTGAAGTATCTATTGTGTTAATAGATTTATTCGTCAGATTTATTCTTAATATCTTTCCTGTGTATCCGTTTGCCATGATCTATTCCCCCTTTCCCTTGTTATCATCAGAATCCTGACTGAAAAAACTCCCGAAGTCCCTTGGTGGAGGCGGAGGAGGCGCCATATCAACATCATACCCGTTTACATCTTTCTGGGATGGGGGCTCGTGAACAAGTCTCAGCGCCTTTGCAGGACAGCCAATTACACATGCCTGTTCGCCATCCGGGCCACCTTTGTGTTTCCAGAAGGGGGTATCAATGCAGAGGTCACATTTCATTGCAATCTCCTTTTCCGGGTTCCAGACTGTCCTGTGTGGCCGCTGGGGGCATGATTCAATACAGGTTTTACAGCCAATACACACTTCAGGGTCTATTACCCTGACATTACCATTTTCTGTATCCACATGACATGCGCCTGTGGGGCAGTTCTGCACGCAAACCGGCGTCAGGCATTGCCTGCATACAGACATTACAATGTCATAGGGGTATTTTGTAAAGGAGGGGGCATCCCGGATAATCTGTATCCTTGAGAGTGACGGGGCTGCCACCCCTTCATGCGCCATTGAACATGCGTACATGCAGCTCTGGCACCCAAGGCATATCCTGCTGTCATAAACAATGTATCCTTTTGATTGTTCATAGGATTTGTTTTGAGATTCAGACGCTGTTGATGCAGATATTGAGGTATAGGCGCCAATAGTGCCGATAGCAATGGCAGTTCCTCCTCTCTTTAAAAAATCACGTCTTGAAACCTCTTTTTTGTTATCTTTATCATCTTTCCGTTCCGCCATGTAAAGTCTCCTTTTAAAGTGCTATGACAAATAAATATTACATTTAATTAATAGATTCCTCTATTACTGTTCTAAATTTCCATTTCACATCTTTCCCACTTTTCCGCTGTTGCTCAAACCTTTGCCATCCTGTTAAGTCCAAGTCCTTCCTTATTCTTAAAATCACTTCGTTAGTTTCCATCCAGAAAGAGATAATTTCTGGATGGAGCTTTCAGCAGTCAGCGATCAGCCAAATCTTCGTTTTTAGTGCTTTAAGCTAATAGCTGAAGGCTGATAGCTTTAATTAACATTTCCCCAGTGCTGCCAGTATCTTATCAGGTGTTGCAGGTGGCTCGATCCATATTCCTATGGCGTTGGCTACGGCACATACCGGAAGCAGCGGGGCTGCCATACAGTGACTGATACCGGTTGCGCCATAGCAGGCGTTTCCACCCCGTGTCTCAACAGCGTATGTCTCAACCGGGCCCATATCAACCATTGTGGGCTTTTTGTATTCAAACATATTTGTACTCAGTTTTACCCCGGTTTTCTTGTCGTAGATAAACTCCTCGGTTAATCCCCCTCCATGAGAAAAAAACATGGCCTGATAGAGCTGGCCTTCAAAAGAAGTCATCCTCAGCACCTTTCCCGGGTCGCACACAACAACATATTTAAGCACCTCTACCTCTCCGGTCTCTGTGTCAACAGCTACTTCGCAGTAACTGGTGTTCATGGTGTCAAGTATATGCCCGCCCTTATGCCAGGTTGTTTCAGGCGGCCTTCCGAAATATGTGGCGGTGATATCCAGGTCATGATCCCCGAAACCTTCATCCGCGATAAACTTACCAAATGGAAATGCCTTGGCCGGATCGGATTTTAGATAAACCATGGTATCCTTTGTATCGAGATCCTCAGGCCTGATTTTTGGCCCACTGGGTTGGGGTGCTCCTAACATTCCTCCACCACCTCCACTGAAGGCGCTTGATTTTGCTGCGAGTTCAAGGAGAAGCCTTTTACATTTTACAGCGGCCTCCTTCATTACCCATGCTGAGGCTGTGGTGCCGTCGCTGCCACCACCTACTGGGGTGAAGATAGCCTTGTTGTCATATAAGAGTATTACATCCTCTATCTTTGCCCCCATCTCTTCGGCAACAACCAGGGCGCATGCATCTGCTGCATAAACCCCCATCCACGGGCCTTTAAGTGGCACATAAACCTTGCTGTCTGCCTGTACTGTAACTGTTGCAGTGTATGGCTGCTGCGCATGCCTTGGAGACTGGGCATAGCGGAAGCTCAGGCCATGCATCCTGCCATCAGGGAGTCTTTTGGTGCCTGCCTTATGCCATTTCCAGTTCATGGCCTTTTTACCCTTTTCTATACACATCTTAAGACCATCGGGGATACCTGGGTCCTGCTGTGAAGATGGGCCGTGTATGTTTTTAAGGGCAACATCTATAACATCCATGTCCAGTTTTTCTGCCACGATCTGTTCCGCTATGGTCATGGCATCCCAGTTAAAGGGGGATGTCTGGCTCCCTGTGTTCTTACCTGAACTGGTGTAAACACTTTGGAAACTGCTTTTTAGGTTAATGCATTTTGTAGTATTGAACGGGCTGAACGTGGCTTCAAATGAGCCCATAGAAAATGGCTGAGCCCCAACTCCGGGGGCGCCTGAATCGCCAATTGTGCTTTCCTCAACCGCTGTGATCGTGCCATCCTTTTTAAAGCCTATCTTTGTGTGAGAATATCTCTGCGGGTTGGCAGGGTAGTAATCATGATTCCTTTCATTTACGCATCGGACAGGGCGGCCTGTTCTTTTTGAGAGCAGAGGTGTAACAAGCTGTGAGCGGCGGATAAACCAGTCACAGTATTTGCCTCCCTGAAAGGTTGTGCCCCGATGTAACTTGTCAAAGTGTAGATTATACATGGGTAAAAGCTGGAATGAACCCCATGTGGGGCAGACACCCTCTATATATAATGATGGGCCAGGGGCACCCAGAGGGTCCTGTGCCCACCATGACAGGCTCCCGTTTGGATTTGGCGGATGAGATGCAGTCTTTGAGTGACCCCAGTCAAACTCAACAATATGATCAGCTTCTTTAAATGCCTTTTCAACATCACCTGTTGTATAGGGCTTGCCTGAGAGTAGTTTAGGATCAATACGCACTATCGGCGAACCTTCCTTGAGGCCATCCCTTGGATCAACTATTGTTGGAAAAACCTCCCAGTCAATCTTAAGGAGCCTTAGTGCCTCATCGCAGATCTCCGGTGTCTCTGCAACAACCACACATCCGATCTCTTCATCTTCTGTGTCAGATTCATTGGTGATAAGGGGTTCACGTGTGCCCTTCATAGCCTTTACTTCAGGGTCTTCCCATGTAATGATATCAACCACGCCATTGAGTTCCATTGCCTTACTTGTATCAATGCTATTTATCTTTGCACGGCCATATGGATTTCTTAAAAACTTGGCGTGAAGCATGTTTGGAGCCACATAATCACTCCCGAATTTTGCCATACCGGTTGCAATGGAAAAGGAAAGCCTCCCTGGAACATTTGCCTTTCCAACTGCCTTGAATTCCGTTCTCTGACCGTTACTTCCTTCGATATCTGCCATGTTGTAATCTCCTTTGATTTTGTGTCACACAAAGCCGATAAGACACAAAGGTTTTTGAAAAAAAGAGAAGCTCTTTTCTTTGTGGCTTCGTGTCTTTGTGTGCGTCCCTATTTTTTCATCCCCGTTCGTCATATTTTTTTTAATGCCTTTATCTTAAGCTGAACGCTGAAATCTATTTTTTATTAACACCTCCCAGCGCACATGTATCCCTGCCATTGTCATTACAGGCGGCTTAAAAAGGGCCGGGTTTGCAGCTAAAACATCAGGGTCATCCCAAGTAACAATGTCTACAATTCCATCTGATTCCCTGGCTAGAGTTATATCTATGTTTTTGATTTTTACGTGACCAAAGAGGCTTCTTATGAATT
Above is a genomic segment from Desulfatiglans sp. containing:
- a CDS encoding xanthine dehydrogenase family protein molybdopterin-binding subunit, giving the protein MADIEGSNGQRTEFKAVGKANVPGRLSFSIATGMAKFGSDYVAPNMLHAKFLRNPYGRAKINSIDTSKAMELNGVVDIITWEDPEVKAMKGTREPLITNESDTEDEEIGCVVVAETPEICDEALRLLKIDWEVFPTIVDPRDGLKEGSPIVRIDPKLLSGKPYTTGDVEKAFKEADHIVEFDWGHSKTASHPPNPNGSLSWWAQDPLGAPGPSLYIEGVCPTWGSFQLLPMYNLHFDKLHRGTTFQGGKYCDWFIRRSQLVTPLLSKRTGRPVRCVNERNHDYYPANPQRYSHTKIGFKKDGTITAVEESTIGDSGAPGVGAQPFSMGSFEATFSPFNTTKCINLKSSFQSVYTSSGKNTGSQTSPFNWDAMTIAEQIVAEKLDMDVIDVALKNIHGPSSQQDPGIPDGLKMCIEKGKKAMNWKWHKAGTKRLPDGRMHGLSFRYAQSPRHAQQPYTATVTVQADSKVYVPLKGPWMGVYAADACALVVAEEMGAKIEDVILLYDNKAIFTPVGGGSDGTTASAWVMKEAAVKCKRLLLELAAKSSAFSGGGGGMLGAPQPSGPKIRPEDLDTKDTMVYLKSDPAKAFPFGKFIADEGFGDHDLDITATYFGRPPETTWHKGGHILDTMNTSYCEVAVDTETGEVEVLKYVVVCDPGKVLRMTSFEGQLYQAMFFSHGGGLTEEFIYDKKTGVKLSTNMFEYKKPTMVDMGPVETYAVETRGGNACYGATGISHCMAAPLLPVCAVANAIGIWIEPPATPDKILAALGKC
- a CDS encoding tannase/feruloyl esterase family alpha/beta hydrolase, producing MKRSILLYLVSILTLLLTLSVTAEQSCERLKSIKIPNVTITSVEKGSPGYELPGMTGFMNMPPQKINAPFCRIQAISRPSSDSDIGIEIWLPDPANWNGRFLAVGNPGFIGSIASGGIARNMEKGYVSAGTDTGHVDEGFEWAIGHPEKWADWGHRAVHEMTVATKALANAYYGKPIEYSYWNSCHNGGNQGLNEAQRYPDDFDGIIAEDPAFFITHLQPGSLYISWLALKDGVNGPGYIPTDKLKVINDAALKACDKNDGLVDGLIEDPATCDFDPGAIQCDGKDLLTCLTAAQVDTVRKIYDGAKFNDGTQIYSGFERGSELTWTMMIEKEPFMVNLNYFKGIVFEDPNWDFRTFDVDKDTRLGIKKASSALDANDPNLKPFKDAGGKIIMISSWNSMALPPRQLVTYYGDVVKALGGYENTLDFARLFTVPGSGGCPAFANPEGFKTFEALVDWVENGKAPDKIIYPHTKGGGMMGMGAKPEVYRTRPVCPYPRQARYKGTGDVNDAANFECVEVKK
- a CDS encoding 4Fe-4S binding protein: MAERKDDKDNKKEVSRRDFLKRGGTAIAIGTIGAYTSISASTASESQNKSYEQSKGYIVYDSRICLGCQSCMYACSMAHEGVAAPSLSRIQIIRDAPSFTKYPYDIVMSVCRQCLTPVCVQNCPTGACHVDTENGNVRVIDPEVCIGCKTCIESCPQRPHRTVWNPEKEIAMKCDLCIDTPFWKHKGGPDGEQACVIGCPAKALRLVHEPPSQKDVNGYDVDMAPPPPPPRDFGSFFSQDSDDNKGKGE